A region from the Sandaracinus amylolyticus genome encodes:
- a CDS encoding NAD(P)/FAD-dependent oxidoreductase, with product MHPEKKVDVAILGGGLAGNLVARQLRRTLPDVSIAIFEKDVERGFKVGESSVEIASNFFIRKLGLSTYMYDEQLAKNGLRFFFDTPEKNAHLFEMSEVGSNKLPMFPTFQIDRARFEADLLEMNRADAVDVQVGVTVRDLELKSGTDEARTHRHAFTVEAPDGARTRYAARWVIDASGRRQLISNQRELRVREPHGCGAVWGRFTGITDMDGLSERGGAGERPWPGADAWKARARHTARVLSTNHFCYRGYWIWFIPIARGVTSLGVVGEVFEPWMRTEEGFWKFLREHRAVASLIEKAEMLDVGHYARYTYGTKQFWDGAERWAMIGEAAAFSDPFYSPGSDYISIESDMITDMIRRDFEGESDADLAERSRLYDEFMRFRYEATMKLYREQYPVLGSFETMRLKWNFDISCYYNLWLDFFLRDHHLDLRKVREQLRRKEYVLNALENFRQLFGRLVRELEVSGNYHRANLGQYNDGTDLLHFQDEIGRERKKGGVNARTEEIFNFCLTEARRILGETGGAPLDLHQFMEPVQLA from the coding sequence GTGCACCCCGAGAAGAAGGTCGACGTCGCGATCCTCGGCGGTGGTCTCGCCGGCAACCTGGTGGCGCGTCAGCTGCGCCGGACGCTCCCCGACGTCTCGATCGCGATCTTCGAGAAGGACGTCGAGCGCGGCTTCAAGGTGGGCGAGTCGAGCGTCGAGATCGCCTCGAATTTCTTCATCCGGAAGCTCGGGCTCTCGACGTATATGTACGACGAGCAGCTCGCGAAGAACGGCCTCCGCTTCTTCTTCGACACCCCCGAGAAGAACGCGCACCTCTTCGAGATGAGCGAGGTCGGCAGCAACAAGCTGCCGATGTTCCCGACCTTCCAGATCGATCGCGCGCGCTTCGAGGCGGATCTCCTCGAGATGAATCGCGCCGACGCGGTCGACGTCCAGGTCGGCGTCACCGTGCGCGATCTCGAGCTGAAGAGCGGCACCGACGAGGCGCGCACGCACCGCCACGCGTTCACCGTCGAGGCGCCGGACGGCGCGCGCACGCGCTACGCCGCGCGCTGGGTGATCGACGCGAGCGGTCGGCGCCAGCTGATCAGCAACCAGCGCGAGCTGCGCGTGCGCGAGCCGCACGGATGCGGCGCGGTGTGGGGCCGCTTCACCGGCATCACCGACATGGACGGCTTGAGCGAGCGAGGCGGCGCGGGAGAGAGACCGTGGCCCGGCGCCGACGCGTGGAAGGCGCGGGCGCGCCACACCGCGCGCGTGCTGAGCACGAACCACTTCTGCTATCGCGGCTACTGGATCTGGTTCATCCCGATCGCGCGCGGCGTGACGTCGCTCGGTGTCGTCGGCGAGGTGTTCGAGCCGTGGATGCGCACGGAAGAGGGCTTCTGGAAGTTCCTCCGCGAGCACCGCGCCGTCGCGTCGCTGATCGAGAAGGCCGAGATGCTCGATGTCGGCCACTACGCTCGATACACGTATGGGACCAAGCAGTTCTGGGACGGCGCCGAGCGCTGGGCGATGATCGGCGAGGCCGCGGCCTTCAGCGATCCGTTCTACTCGCCGGGCTCCGACTACATCTCGATCGAGAGCGACATGATCACCGACATGATCCGTCGCGACTTCGAGGGTGAGTCGGACGCGGATCTCGCGGAGCGCAGCCGTCTGTACGACGAGTTCATGCGCTTCCGGTACGAAGCCACGATGAAGCTCTATCGCGAGCAGTATCCGGTGCTCGGCAGCTTCGAGACGATGCGTCTCAAGTGGAACTTCGACATCAGCTGTTACTACAACCTCTGGCTCGACTTCTTCTTGCGCGATCACCACCTCGATCTGCGCAAGGTGCGCGAGCAGCTCCGGCGCAAGGAGTACGTGCTCAACGCGCTGGAGAACTTCCGGCAGCTCTTCGGACGCCTGGTGCGCGAGCTCGAGGTGAGCGGGAATTATCACCGCGCGAACCTCGGCCAATACAACGACGGCACCGATCTCCTGCACTTCCAGGACGAGATCGGCCGTGAGCGGAAGAAGGGCGGCGTCAACGCGCGCACCGAGGAGATCTTCAATTTCTGTCTGACCGAGGCGCGCCGGATCCTCGGCGAGACCGGCGGCGCGCCGCTCGATCTCCATCAGTTCATGGAGCCCGTGCAGCTCGCCTGA